TGAGCTTAGTTTATCCTTGCTGTCAGCTAGTCTTGAGCTGTACTCAACAACCTTTTCGACAGCTTCCTTTGAAAAATGCTTTAGACCCTTTTCTTCGCACTGAGTGGCGATAGAACGTGCAAATTTATATACATTCTCTGATGATCTTTGCATTTCTACATCAAAATCTGCCATAATTCTAAATAGCTTTCTAAAGTCTTCATCATAAGAAAATAAAACACTATAGGTGTAATAATCTCCTATAAGAATCACTTTTAAGTCCATATCAATAGGCTCTGGTTTTAAGGTTGCTGTTACTATATAGCCATATTGCTTATTAAGAGTTTCAATTGTTACTTTATTTGTTTTTAATGAACGCTTAAGACCTTCCCAAGCAAACTGATGAGAGAATAAATCCTTCACATTTAAAATTAAGAAGCCTCCATTTGCTTTATGAAGTGCACCTGGTTTTATATCCATGAAGCTAGTTGTTAAGAAGCCCATTTCATTTTTATATTCCATCATACCTGTTAAGTTATAGTAGGTAGGATTGGTTTCATTTACTATAGGCGCTCCTATTCTATCTGAGTTATCTATAAAAAGATTTACCTTATATCTTTCGAAGAATTTCTTTGGATCTTCCTTTTGAATGGAAAATGGATTTGCAGAGGTTTTTTGCTGTCCCTTGAATTTATTAATATGTTCTACCATATCCTCTTTTAAATCATTAATATGCAGAATTACCTTTTCATTGGAGCTATATTTTTCTACTATATCGTCAAAGAAAAATGAAATAACTCTCTCTCCGGTTTTTCTATCTAGCTCAATTATTTTTTCTCTTAGTTTTTGCTCTAGGTTTCTCATTCTGTTCATATATTCAGTTACTTCTTTATTTAAGTCCTGAGACTTCTCTCTTAATCTTGCAAACTCATCTTCAGAAAGACCGTTATATTCTTCATCACTCATAAGACTACCATCTTCCTTTAAAGGAATAGTAAGCAGTCCTTGATTTCCCTGCTGAAAAAAGAAACCTCTATCTTTTGCAAACTCATTTAATTCTTCAATTAAATTTTGTCCCATTCTTTCATATTTCTGTGCTATCTCATTGTTTCTAAGTTCATACTCTCTTGATGTGAACACCTTTGGTATCTCTTCGTAAAGCTTATCCACTACAGTATCCATATCCTTTTGAAAATGCTTTGCTTCTCCTGCTTGAAAGCTAATTGCCTTAGGCTCATCTGGGTTTTTAAAGTTATAAACATAGACATAATCTTTGTTGTTCTTTTTTGTCTGAGCAACTTTCGAAACCATCGAATAGGTATAGCTGCTTCTCCCTGTTCCGCTTATACCTGCTACAAATATATTATAGCCTTTTGCTTTCATTTTCAGTCCAAAGTTCAGAGCTTCTGCTGCTCTTTCTTGGCCTATTATCCCTTTTAAAGGCTTTAAATCCTGAGTGCTTTTAAAATCAAAATCATCCATATTGTATTTTAATTTTAAATCCCTAGGTTCTAATCTCCATTTTGAAATATCTACTGGCACGGCTGATTCCCCCTTATAAAATGAGTCCTTAAACCATAGTTACCCCTTTTGTGCTTTGATTAAATCAAAAAATAACTAAATAGAGCATAAAAAAATAGACGATGCTAGTATCGTCTATTTCTGGCTATATTATTTACATAGGCTTATCTTTTTTTATAAGCACCTTCAGTGCAAATACAGGTATAGCTCCGAGTCTCTTAATTCTCCACGGCTCTTTTATTGCTCTATATGCCCACTCTAGACCAAGCTTTTGATATATTTCTGGTGCTCTTTTCACTGTACCAGCATATACATCTAAGCTTCCTCCTACTCCCATAAATACTTTAGCATTTAACTTATTTAGGTTATAGGAAATGAATTTTTCTTGCTTAGGAGCTCCCAAAGCTACAAAAACTAAATCAGGATTTGCGTTATTAATATGATTTATAACTTCTTTTTCATCAGGATGATCTACATTTCCAGTATGCTTTCCTTTGAAATAACCATGATGCGTCCCAGCAATTGTTATATTAGGATACTTGATTTTTATATTTTCTGCTGCGTCCTGAGCTATGCCTTCTTTTCCGCCAATAAGATAAACGCTGTAGCCATTTTCACTTGAAAACTTCAAGAGATTATCCATTAAATCAATCCCTGTAACACGCTCTTTAAGTGGTGTTTTCATTATCTTGGATGCAAGCACTAGCCCGATTCCATCTGGAACCACCATATCAGCAGATTTAATTATTTCAAATAAAGTCTTGTCTTTATTTGCGTTGACTACTATTTCACTGTTAGGGGTTACTATAAAAAATTTTTTATTAAGCATTAATGCTTCTGCTACTCTTGAAACAGCTTCTTTCATATCTACCCTATCAATAGAAACTCCCAAAATCGTCATTCTTTGCATTTAGAACTTCCTCCGTTACTGCGATAGTAAATCATATACTTTGTGATTGTGTGTATCTGCAAGCTCAATAAATTTATTCTGATATTCCTTGAGCTTTATAGTATTTTCTTCTTTGTTTATAAAAGCATCCTTTAATTCTTTATAAAGTAGCGTCGCATTTAAATTTTCTACTTCCATTGCATCTTCTCTATCCATCATATGAAGAAAGCTTTGAATCTTAGGGTCATATGATATTCCAACTGGATAAACACCCATAAGAACAGAAAAAATCAAGCCATGGAGTCTCATAGCGACCATGATATCCATATTTCCAATAAGGGACAAATAATCTTCAACATAAAGATATTCATCTATTATAACTACCTTGTCCTTAATATCTTTATCGAGATTTTTATGGATGCTTTCCATAAGCTTTAAGTCTTTGTAAAAATGAAAAGGAATAAGCACAGGTACGCAGTCCATATCCTGAACTATATCAGTACATAATTTTGCCATTTCTTCAGCTATATTATTCCCTGTCTTCCAGTGTCTTACCGATATTCCTATATATGGCTTTCCCTTTATCTTACTTTTTTTCTCAAGTACAGCTTTTCCCATTTCTAATGGTGGTTTAGATATTCCAAAAACAGTATCTGTAGTAACTAAAATTTCTTTTGTCACACCGAGGCTCTCTAGTTCAAGCTTAGATTTTTCATCTCGTACATTTATGAAATCTATGGAATTCAATATTTTCCCAAGCAACCATCTGTTATACTTCTTGTTAACTGGACCTATCCCTTGAGAGTATATCATCACTTTTTTCTTGAATAGTCTTTTCGCAAACCATATTATACCTATATAGTAAGCAATAGACCTCTTTGACGTTACATCTTGAAACAGTGACCCTCCTCCACTTACAAGGAGATCCATGTTCTTCATTTCTTTAAAAATATGCAGCAAATTAGTTCTTTTGATAGATCTTACCTCGTGTTTTTTACTAGTAAACTCCGGATGTTGAGATAAAACTACGATATCTATCGGCCCTTCAACCCTTTTTATTCCCTCAATCAAACCTTTTAATATAGCTTCGTCGCCTACATTATTAAATCCATAATAACCTGATATGAGTATCTTATGCATTTTTCTTGACCTTTTCCAGGAATTTTATAAATAAATCTGCACAAAGTACAAATATAGCTCCTGTTATAACTGCAATAGCAAGCTCATAGCTGACTCTTAGATATGAGATATAAATAGGAGTTCTAATATGGGAAAAGGTATTTAAAATATTGCTCTGCCCAATGGCTGCAACAAGGGCAAATGCAGGAAAGCTCCAAATAAATCTTTTTCTAAAGGCTAAAAATACAAATAAAATAAGCGCTGGATAGCCTAATAAGAAGGCTTTGTTTCTCGGTCTAGCTGGCAAGAATAACTCCAGCATGTTTCTTACGAGTAATTCTATAGATGAAGGCTCAACATTTGATTCATGTCCACTTCTAAGCAGTAAAAGAGCTACTGCTCCAAGTAGTACCCCTACTATCAGCGCTTGCCAAATTTTAATATTTCCTAGCAAAAATTCTTTTATTTCATTTACTCGTAGGTAATTGTCTTTATCTTTTCTACTGTAGCCAAAATAAGCCATGTAAGCTACAAGTGCTATTGCTAGAGGAGCTACCTGTGAAAGCTTTACCCCTTTGAAAATATCTAGCTCTAAAAGATACTTGCTCTGAGCAAAGAAGGCTACCTCATATATTGCTCCTATTAAAGATATCGCTATTGCAAGTACAAGCACTATAAGTCCTCTTGCATAGGCTTGGAAGGTTTTAACCTTTTGATCTTTTGCCAGAATATCTTTTATTATAGCGAGAACGCAAATTATAGCTAGCGATGGGAATACAATAGTTGCAAGCAGCCCAAACAGCTTATTAACTAAATCCAGCTTAATGTTTGCCGCATATATTCCTCCAGTTAAAATAGCTGATACCATAAACCCTAAAAGTAAATGCTTTCTTTTTAATTTAATTATATTTTCAAGCATGATAAATGCCGCAGCTAAAGTTCCAATCGCCGCAATCATCTGCATGCTTCTTCTTGCTCTTAGCGGCTGCATAGGCTGTACTTCACCTGGTTTTATATCGTGAGTTTTCGAAAGGCGTTCCTGCAAATCATCAAGTCTATCCTTATATATTTTCATATCAGTTACAGCCTTGCTATTTGGCATAATAAATGGTTTAAAATATATAATTCTTATATTTCTCTCTGTAATTGCTCTATAAAAAGTATTTACTATCTCTTCTCCGTTGTGGTGCATAGGTATTCCATAATCAAATCTTTTTTGTATGAATTGCCATGTAGTAAAAGCTCTTATAGCTTTATAATCCATTTTTTCAACCAACGGCTGAAGCCCTATAGTTTCTAGATGCTCTCTTTGAACTGAAGCCTCAATCATACCAACTGAAATGTTTCTGTCGTACAGAGTTTTAGCAAGATAATCTAGCTCTTCGTCGCTTCCGATTACTTGCTCTCCAGCAAAAATTACATATGTTTGCTTTAGGTTGTTTTTATCTATAGAATCTATAAACCTATCTATGGATTTTTTAGCATCTTGTGTATCTGCAATATATACTGGTCTTAAAAGCACATTTAATCCTGAAGCTTTTGCTAGCTTAATTTCATCTTCTAAGAAGCCTAGACCGGTGTACTCTAGCTTAGAGGCTTGACCGATTGTACTAGCTCCGATTTTATTGCCCACAAAATCTCTTACAACTGTTGAATCAAAAGCCATATCTTTTGGCTTTCCTTCAATTACCAAGGTATTATCATCTCTATATGTCATTTTTCTGGATTCTTTAAGTACCTGCTTTAGACCAGCTTCAATGAACTTCAGCCCTTCATTTTCTCCAGCTATAACTAAATCGTAGCCTTCAAAGCTAGTTCTAATTTTAAAATCTTCATTCATTTTAAGAGAGTTAATAGTAGCTTCTCCTATGTTTACAGAAGCTACTCCTGCTTCTTTAAAGTCTTTAAGGGATTTTTCCATATCTTGTTCAGCTTCACTTGAATATCTAAGCATTTCATTGTAATCTAAAGTTAATTCATAGGTTTTATAGCCATTTTCAACTTTCATCCTATCAAATAGTATGAATGATGATACGATAAGTCCAAGTGCAAGAAATATCGCAAGTATTCTTTCTACCCTCATAATGTTACCTTCCTTCTAATTCTCATTTTGATATTTTTTGCCAAATAAATCATCATACATGATTTGGTATTCATTCATTCTAAATTTTTGTATGTCTTCATAAGTTGATTTTATATCAAAATATGTTTGCTCCGATATACTCTGATCTTGATATTGAGCGGCCATGTACCCATAGAATTTAGGTACTGTAGCCTCAGCATAATCTAGCAGTACTCCTGAAAGAGCATTTATCCCAAGATTCATAGTCTTTGGATTTTCTTTATAGTTGCTCCAAATTATATATGGGGTTGCAAACATATCTTTTCTGCTTGTTCCAGCTTTCATGTTTGTATAGTATGGGTAAGTCCTATACATTGAGAATCCACCTGGCAAATGATCTCCGAAATAACATAAAATCGTAGGCTTATCTCTTTTTTCTATATATTTATAAAGCTCGTATAAATCATTATCAGATATTTTAACTCCTGTAGCATATCTCGATAGCATATCCTTATCTTCAGCGGACAAATCGCCTTCCACTTTAATCTCCTCAACTCCTCCAGGAACATAATAAGGAGCATGATTTTGGACGGTAACAGCAAAAATCATCTGATTTTTGTCTTCGTTTTCCTCAAGTGTATGTTTTATCTTGCTCATCATATCTGCATCACTAATCCAGCTTCCAAAATAAAATGGATTTTCAAATTCGTCTACAGAAATAAATCTATCAAAGCCCATATACTCATAAACCTTTTTTCTATTCCAAAACTCTGGAATATTGTTATGTATGGCTGTGGCTAAATAATTATCTTCCTTCATATATCTAGCTAATGAGTTTATATCGTTTTTAATATGCTGCTGGTAAGGTACAGAGCCTTCTGGAAGGTGCTTTACACTATAACCAGTTAAAAATTCAAATTCAGTATTTGCAGTTTTCCCTCCTAGAACAGGAACGTATACTTCACCAGTTATCCCTTTTGCTCCTATTTCTCTAAACCTTGGCATTGGGTCACTTGAAAACTCTAGCCCTTCTATTTTCGTTACGTCTGCAAAGGATTCCGACATGATAACTACTATATCAGGCGAAACCTCACCTTGCTTTTCATATGCTAGTAGCTCCTTGTCGATTTCTGCAATTTTAGTTTTACTATATCCATCCGGTTTTTTAATAATAATATTGCTGATATTTATAGTAAATCCAAGCAAAAAGCCATTGTATGTATAGTTCTGATTCTGGTCCCAAAAATAATTAGTAATCGCGTTTGTTCTAAAAAAATCTGCTCTATATTTATTTTCCGAGGAGAAACCTATAAGTACACTTGAAAACATAGTTATGACTACTATAGAGCTAACTACACCCAAAAGCTTATTGCTATTGTATTTCAAGTTTACTTTTTTATCCCAGAAAAAATAAAATGCAACGACTATTAATAGTAAACTAGCAGCTAGTCCTAGAAATGCAATACTTTTTGAATCTAAAAATTCATTTTTCATCGCTGGCATTACTCTAGCCGCATCTTGAATAAGAAAAATATCCCAAGGAAGAAAAGGAACGCCTTGGTATTTAAATTTTGACATATTCACAAAGCCCATTAGAGTCGATAAAAGCAGTGCTAAAAAGCTAGAAAGCCAAACCTTCCTAAATAGAATATAAATAAATCCAGTAAGAGACACAGCTATAATTATATTAAGTGCTACTATTCTGGGCTCACTTGCCATAAAGCTCATAATTTCTCTAAAAGAAGCTCTGTTTGACAGCTCTAAAAGCACAACTAGCATAACAGAAAACAACGAACAAAGGAGCAGACCTATGTAACCTGCTCCCTTTATATATTTAGGTTTCAACTAACCCTCACATCCAATCTATACAATCTGGGAAATATCCTACAATATTATACTACAAAAACGAAGATAACAAAATATTAAGTAGTAATTTATAGGCTATCAAATTGTGTAGGGGTTATAAAATCTGTGTAAAAACCATATACTCCCATATTTTTAAAATTTTTCATTTGCTCAGCATCATTTATAGTATGTGTATATATTTTTATACCATAAGAATTAAATAGAGTTATATCTTGAGCATTAATTCTTTCTGGTGGCATAGTAACAACCTTGATTCCCTTTGCTGTTACAAATTCAAGTGCTTGCTGATTTGTAGCTGAAGTAGCATATAAAGTATAGATAAGTGATTTAAATTTATGCTGACTCATAACTGCATCATACATACTCTCATTGTAAATTTGAGGTATAATTCTATCTAAAACTGATTCATCCACTTCTTTACACACTCTAACAAGCTCTTTAAACTGAGCTGAAGATTGAGCATAGTCAGTTATTTTAGTATCTGTAATCATATAGATATCAGGATTTGCACTCATTATAGCTACTATTTCCTCTATATCTATAGTTTTATACATACCGTTAAATTTAAAATTCAAAAATTCTTCTTTAGTTGGTATTTCGTTTGAATACTGCTCTGGAATTGGTCTTCCATATTTGCTAGCTAAAAGCTCATAAAAACCATGACTAGCAACAAGCTCTCCGTGAACAGTTGGAAGAAGGTCTACTTCAAATAATCTAAAATCACTTTTATAGCTTTGCTTCATTGCATCTAGAGTATTGCTGTTTGTAACTCCATTTACTGAGCCTAAAGCGTGTGCTATAACTCTGTTTTTTGTCCATGCATAGGCAGATGGTGTTTCACTTTGCTTATTTATTACATTAAAGCTCATCTTCACATTGCTAGTAGTAAGAACCTTCCCAAAAGCAGATTCTACAGCTTCAGTGCTAATTACAGTCTTTCCCATATAATAAAGTATTCCATTTGGAATACTCTTGCTCATTCCATTCGTAGTTACAGTTTTATTATTTCCATCAAAAACAATTGTTTTATTTTCATATGTATATTCTGTTGGACTGACCTTGGTGTACTGTAGCAGATTCATTAAATCTTCTACGCTTACATATATTTTATGTTCAATAATATATGTATCTATTTTCCCATCATCTTCAGTTTGTTCTGCTACTGGCTTACTATCATTATCTTTATCATCCTTAGTATCTGCAAAAACTTGAGCTGGAACTGATAGAGAAAGTAATAAGGTTAACATCAATGCTATATGTCTTTTCAATTTCATCTTCTCCTTTTCATCTATTGTCTATATTATGTTATCATTAAAAGCCCACTATTTCGGTTACAGTTTAAAGACAGAAAAGAGCTGCAAGAGAAAATTCCTCTTACAGCTCTAAAATATGTACAGCTTGTATTAAACTTAGTTTTAATTCTTAATTGTTATCATTATTTGGTTAATGATAGTTTATTGTTCAAAAATACCTAAACTAACTTGAAGCAACTTGTCAATTTGCTCCATCAGATTTTCATCGCATCGTCCAATTTTTTCTTTAAGACGCTTTTTATCAATGGTTCTTATTTGCTCCAATAAAACTACCGAATCTTTAACAAGCCCATAGTTCCCTGCCTTAATCTCAATATGAGTAGGCAGTTTGGCTTTATTAATCTGTGACGTTATTGCTGTAATTATAATTGTCGGAGAATATTTGTTACCTATATCATTTTGTACAACGAGTACAGGTCTGGTTCCACCTTGTTCTGATCCTATTACAGGATTGAGGTCGGCATAAAAAATATCTCCTCTTCTGACTGTTATATTATTGCTCATTATTATGCACTCTTCCCTTCACCTGATACTCGAGAAGATACGTTAGGTAGCCCTAAATCAGATAATCTTGTACCTTGATAATCTTTCCATCTTCTTTATATATTCTAGGCACTCTGCGCTGTACCATACACAGTAGCTCATAGTTTATGGTCCCTAGTCTTTGCGCAAAACGTTCGATATCCATACCCTCTTCATCCGAAAATATAGTAATCTGGTCTCCTACCTTGGCCTCTTCTTCCAATGAAAGCATGCACTGGTCCATACAGATACGCCCAACTACTGGCACCATTTTATCATTTAGTTTTACATCAGCTTGTCCAGATAACATTCTGGTAAATCCATCCGCATATCCTATAGGAATCGTTGCTATTATTTCATTTTCCTTAGAGCGATATTTATGACCATAGCTTATCCCTCTGCCCTCTTCCAATTTTTTTACATGAGCAACCGTGCTTTTAAGTGCCATTGCTGGATATAGCTTTACTTTTGATTTATCTACATCATCTGATGGATAATGACCATAAAGTATTATTCCAGGTCTTACCATATCTAGATGATACTCTGGTAGCATCATAGTTGCAGCGCTGTTGCAAACGTGTTTTATTGGAATTTTAAGTCCTTTAGTCTCTAACTCATTTACAACGAAGCTGTAATTCTTATACTGCTCATGAGTATAGCTTAAATCTTTGTCATCTGCTAGTGCAAAATGTGTGAAAATGCCAACTATTTCTAAATTTTCTAAGGTTGATATCTTAAGTATTTCATCTACTGCTTCATTATCACATTGAAGCCCAAGTCTAGACATACCGCTGTCTAGCTTAATATGTATTTTTGCATTTAGATTATTATCTTTGGCTATTTGAGATAATAAAGCAGCTTTTTCATAGCTGTAGATTGTGATGTCTACATTGTTTTGCATCATATCCTTAAACCTGTCCTCTGGAACATAGCCTAGGCACATTATAGGCTTAGTGATGCTATTTTGTCTTAGCTCTAAAGCTTCTTCACAAACTGCAACAGCAAAATAATCTGCTCCTTCTTTATCTAAAACCTTTGCATACTGCACAGCTCCATGTCCATAAGCATTCGCTTTGATTACTGCACAAAATTTCGTCTCGGGTTTAAGCAATTTCCTTATATTATTATAATTTGCTTTCACATGGTCTAGATTGATTTCTGCCCATGTCGGTCTAAATGTATGGCTCATAATGCAATCCCCCTTCTGATATCATACAATTTATATCTACCATAAAAAATATGATTTAAACTATAAATTTAATCTAACCTCATTATACCTTGAAGCTAGAATTTTTCCAATATTTCAAATTCTTTATATCCTAATCAATAATAGCAACTGCATGAGCATAATGCTTGCTATGGGATATGCTTATATTTATATTAAACCCTCCAAGTTCGGCTAGAGCGACTTTAGCTTTATTATGAAGCAGGACATATGGCTTTCCTCCTGAAGCTCTTAGTATTTCTATATCTGTAAACGCAAAGCTTACAAATCCAGTTCCTAGAGCTTTAGAAACAGCTTCTTTCGCGCAGAACATACCTGCTAAGGTTTCAATTTTCTGGCCTTTTGCCTGATAATAATCAAGCTCGCTTTTTGTATATATCTTAGTTAAGAATCTAGAATTTTTTTCAATAGCTGACTTTATTCTATCTATTTCCAAGATATCATTTCCAATACCCTTTATCATGCTTCACCTACTTGCTTAAAAATTCCTCATCGAGCTTTTCAGTATCTTTCGCTCCTACCATAGCATGTAAAAACCCATAAATAGAATTGACACGCTTTTCCAATTTATCTCTTTTTTCTCTATCTACTTTTAGTTTTTGTCTTAGTACTTCTATCTCTTCCAAAACCTTTTTAAGCTCTGCTTCGTCTTTTTTCATATATTCATAAGCATAATCTATGGTTTCTTTCAAAAGCTCTAGATTTTTTTCTTCCTTTTCCATTATTATATCTTGAATTTCATCTTCTCTATTTTTGATTTCTTCTCTTACTTCTTCCATTCTTAAGCGTTGCTCTTCAAGCCTTTTCTCCATGCTAAGATTGTTCTGAGAATTAAGTTCATTAGAAATATAAAGCACATTTGCTGTAATTCTAGATTTTTCTTTATGAAGAGTATTTACTTCTAGTATATGCTTTTTCTCTACTTCAATAAGCGACTTTATTTCATTGCTTATATCTTTCATTTTGTTACTTTGCCCATATTTAATCATAGATTGATATGGAGCATAGTTAAGTAAGAGAGGCACTCTTTTTTTTGATAATATATCTTGAAAAATATCTTGAGTTTTCATATATTTTTATCTCCTATAGCTCAAAGGTTATTAATAACTATTCTAAATTACATTATAACACAATAAGAAAAGACTAGGCAAAGCCTAGTCTTTTTGAGCTGTTCTAATTCTATTAAGAGCCTTTTTAAGTCTAACTTCAGCCATATCCATTTCTCTTTCAGATAGCTTTCTGTTAATTATGCTTTCAGCCAATTCCTTAGCTTTCTTAGCTCTTTCAACATCTATCTCAATGGGCCACTCAGCTGCTTCTGTTAGAATAGTAGTTTTTTCTTTGTCTACTTGGATAAAGCCTCCAGCTATTGTAGCTTCTTTGAAAACTCCATCTTTTTTTATTTTTATAATTCCGATGTCAAGTGATGCAACATAGTCTGTGTGCCCTTTAAGTATACCAACATCACCCTCAGTTGTTCTAACTACAAGCATATCGACTTCTTCGTTATAAAAAAGTTTATCAGGCGTTACTATCTGAAGGTTAAAAGTAGCCATAGTCTACTCTCCCTTCTTCGCTTTTTCCACAACTTCATCTATTGTTCCAACAAATAAAAAGGCAGATTCTGGTAAGTCATCATACTTACCTTCAATTATTTCTCTAAACCCTCTTATTGTCTCTTTTAGTGGTACATACTTACCTTCCATTCCTGTGAACTGCTCTGCAACAGAAAACGGCTGAGAAAGGAATCTTTGAATTTTTCTTGCTCTTGATACTGTTAGTTTATCTTCATCAGAAAGTTCATCCATACCAAGAATCGCAATTATATCTTGAAGTTCTTTATATCTTTGAAGTATAGACTGAACATCTCTGGCAACATCATAATGCTCTTTACCAACTATATCAGCTGAAAGTATTCTAGATGTAGAATCTA
This is a stretch of genomic DNA from Acetoanaerobium sticklandii. It encodes these proteins:
- a CDS encoding type II toxin-antitoxin system PemK/MazF family toxin, translating into MSNNITVRRGDIFYADLNPVIGSEQGGTRPVLVVQNDIGNKYSPTIIITAITSQINKAKLPTHIEIKAGNYGLVKDSVVLLEQIRTIDKKRLKEKIGRCDENLMEQIDKLLQVSLGIFEQ
- the alr gene encoding alanine racemase, yielding MSHTFRPTWAEINLDHVKANYNNIRKLLKPETKFCAVIKANAYGHGAVQYAKVLDKEGADYFAVAVCEEALELRQNSITKPIMCLGYVPEDRFKDMMQNNVDITIYSYEKAALLSQIAKDNNLNAKIHIKLDSGMSRLGLQCDNEAVDEILKISTLENLEIVGIFTHFALADDKDLSYTHEQYKNYSFVVNELETKGLKIPIKHVCNSAATMMLPEYHLDMVRPGIILYGHYPSDDVDKSKVKLYPAMALKSTVAHVKKLEEGRGISYGHKYRSKENEIIATIPIGYADGFTRMLSGQADVKLNDKMVPVVGRICMDQCMLSLEEEAKVGDQITIFSDEEGMDIERFAQRLGTINYELLCMVQRRVPRIYKEDGKIIKVQDYLI
- the acpS gene encoding holo-ACP synthase, which codes for MIKGIGNDILEIDRIKSAIEKNSRFLTKIYTKSELDYYQAKGQKIETLAGMFCAKEAVSKALGTGFVSFAFTDIEILRASGGKPYVLLHNKAKVALAELGGFNINISISHSKHYAHAVAIID
- the atpC gene encoding ATP synthase F1 subunit epsilon gives rise to the protein MATFNLQIVTPDKLFYNEEVDMLVVRTTEGDVGILKGHTDYVASLDIGIIKIKKDGVFKEATIAGGFIQVDKEKTTILTEAAEWPIEIDVERAKKAKELAESIINRKLSEREMDMAEVRLKKALNRIRTAQKD